In the genome of Chryseobacterium oryzae, one region contains:
- the porV gene encoding type IX secretion system outer membrane channel protein PorV, producing MNLTTKLLLGIGLSAGFLSYAQDLSQVRPVLTGAPFLRIAPDARSGGMGDQGVVTSPDAFSQFWNAAKYPFSRTSSSVGLNYTPYMGKLTNDVFLLYGAFHKFLGQEERSTISASIYYFNMGQVDLTTLVGSDVTSLGTSKPNEFSIDVAYGLKLSDSYSMAVTGRFIRSDLAGGFNTDTTLKPANTFAVDISGYYTSPRFSSFGGYEGKLNGGFSIQNLGPKLDYTGDDNSRSYLPSMARIGVGYDMFLDDMNKIGLSVEGSKILVPGSELIGTDPNSRQPIYAVPNVGVMSGIGKSFKNPNSIMYSGALEYSYDNAFAIRGGYFHESEQQGARQFATAGIGLKYRSFGLDVSYLINMSKINTALDNTLRFGLTWNIGDETSNAEN from the coding sequence ATGAATTTAACTACTAAACTGCTTTTAGGGATTGGTTTGAGTGCTGGTTTTCTAAGCTACGCACAAGATTTGAGTCAGGTAAGACCTGTATTAACAGGAGCCCCTTTCCTAAGAATTGCACCTGATGCAAGATCAGGAGGTATGGGAGATCAGGGTGTGGTAACATCTCCAGACGCATTTTCCCAATTCTGGAATGCTGCAAAATATCCTTTTAGCAGAACAAGTTCTTCTGTAGGTTTGAACTATACTCCATATATGGGGAAACTTACCAATGATGTATTTTTATTGTATGGTGCTTTCCACAAATTTTTAGGACAGGAAGAAAGATCTACAATTTCTGCGAGTATTTATTACTTCAATATGGGACAGGTAGACCTTACTACACTTGTTGGTAGCGATGTAACTTCTTTGGGTACTTCTAAACCAAACGAATTCTCTATTGATGTTGCATATGGTCTGAAACTTTCAGACTCTTACTCAATGGCTGTTACTGGTAGATTTATCCGTTCAGATTTAGCCGGAGGATTCAATACAGATACTACACTGAAGCCTGCCAATACTTTTGCAGTAGACATCTCTGGGTATTATACTTCACCAAGATTTTCGAGTTTTGGAGGTTATGAAGGAAAACTAAACGGAGGTTTCTCTATTCAGAATTTAGGTCCTAAACTAGATTATACAGGAGACGATAACTCAAGATCTTATCTTCCAAGTATGGCAAGAATTGGGGTTGGGTACGATATGTTTTTGGATGACATGAACAAAATCGGATTATCTGTAGAAGGTTCTAAAATTTTAGTTCCGGGATCAGAATTAATAGGTACAGATCCTAATTCTAGACAGCCTATCTATGCAGTTCCTAACGTTGGTGTAATGTCTGGGATAGGAAAATCTTTCAAAAACCCTAATTCTATTATGTATAGCGGTGCTTTGGAATATTCTTATGATAATGCATTTGCAATTAGAGGTGGTTATTTCCACGAAAGTGAACAGCAAGGTGCAAGACAGTTTGCAACTGCAGGTATTGGTTTAAAATATAGATCTTTCGGATTGGATGTTTCTTATTTAATCAACATGTCTAAAATTAATACAGCTTTGGATAACACATTACGTTTTGGCTTAACATGGAATATCGGTGACGAAACTTCTAATGCAGAAAACTAA
- a CDS encoding FUSC family protein: protein MNYSAELKKIITSQYLYSATRITLATVLPCLVLSYFGILKEYFLFPLGTSFVALTDQPGPFIRRRNSLTFAVICFVFVALIASLVKGIIALVFLEIIIFGMFFSLIGVYGQRLGAVGSLALVVLAIFIDGHLTGEHIFKGLLIFTSGCIWFLLIFLIVTTIQPYKLASQMIGENYLQLAEFLKIKANFYQKNPDFDKLYSQVISKQIEIKNLQEETRETVFKTRTIVNESTTLSRLLMMMFLNSMDLHEKLMTSESDYKKLQESFDKGDILVKMHNYLNILSDELSNIGIALQSSKRAKPLYNIELEFQELNVAYFELRNRQISPDTLENFMILRQIMMRINEITKEIEEIYKVFSQNVKLAKSLSTGLDLKKFLPNQEKINFKVLKSNISLSSSHFRHAVRVTIALLIGYLVSLLPFLVIGHTYWILITIIAILKPAYSITKQRNLLRLYGTVVGAVIAYGILYLIDINAVLLAILLISMVLCFTFLKTKYFWAVLFMTMYIFLSFNFLKPGNVNVIFKDRIVDTFIAGVIAFAVSYLVLPVWEHTQNLDLMKKSATANLTYFHSVMAKFLNQNYNLEEYKVRRKNAIISLANLSDNFQRMISDPKNQQKKLEVVHQFVTTSHLITAYTASLSQYANDERQYSEIDYESWTKKIESEMNQVSALLSDQKISETLKMDSHIEPEDSSLEDLILKRKTEIKENDFYDRRDPDKISRLTELKNIHDVLELIYSVAKEQRKVIEKYRYEKSTLLQS, encoded by the coding sequence ATGAACTATTCTGCGGAGCTAAAAAAAATCATCACAAGCCAATATTTGTATTCTGCCACCAGAATTACATTAGCAACCGTGCTTCCGTGTTTGGTTCTCTCCTATTTTGGAATACTTAAAGAATATTTTCTATTTCCTTTAGGAACTAGTTTTGTTGCACTTACCGACCAACCCGGTCCATTTATCCGAAGAAGGAATTCCCTAACTTTTGCTGTAATTTGCTTCGTTTTTGTCGCACTCATTGCAAGTCTTGTAAAAGGAATTATTGCTTTAGTATTTCTGGAAATCATTATTTTCGGAATGTTCTTTTCCTTAATTGGTGTTTACGGACAAAGATTGGGTGCCGTTGGATCTTTAGCTCTAGTCGTACTTGCCATTTTTATTGATGGACATTTAACAGGCGAACATATTTTTAAAGGTCTTCTGATTTTTACATCGGGATGCATTTGGTTTTTACTTATTTTTCTTATTGTCACCACTATTCAGCCTTATAAACTTGCAAGCCAAATGATTGGTGAAAACTACTTGCAACTTGCAGAATTTTTAAAAATAAAAGCCAATTTCTACCAGAAAAATCCAGATTTTGATAAGCTGTATTCTCAGGTAATATCCAAGCAGATAGAAATTAAAAACCTTCAGGAAGAAACCCGTGAAACCGTATTTAAAACGAGAACCATAGTAAATGAATCTACTACATTAAGCAGATTGCTGATGATGATGTTTCTGAACTCTATGGATCTTCACGAAAAACTGATGACCTCAGAAAGTGACTACAAAAAATTGCAGGAAAGCTTCGATAAAGGAGATATTTTGGTTAAAATGCATAATTATCTGAATATTTTGTCGGATGAACTTTCTAATATCGGAATTGCACTTCAAAGCAGCAAAAGAGCAAAACCTCTTTATAATATTGAACTCGAATTTCAGGAACTTAATGTAGCATATTTTGAACTGAGAAATCGCCAAATATCTCCGGATACTTTAGAAAACTTCATGATTTTGAGACAAATCATGATGCGTATAAATGAGATTACCAAAGAAATTGAAGAAATCTACAAAGTTTTTTCTCAAAATGTAAAGTTGGCAAAAAGTCTTTCTACTGGATTAGATCTTAAAAAATTCCTTCCCAATCAGGAAAAAATTAACTTTAAAGTTCTCAAAAGTAATATATCTCTTTCATCATCACATTTTAGACATGCTGTTAGGGTTACTATTGCATTACTGATTGGATATTTGGTTTCTTTGCTTCCGTTTTTGGTTATTGGGCATACTTACTGGATTCTTATCACCATTATTGCAATCCTAAAACCAGCCTATTCTATAACAAAACAAAGAAATCTGCTTAGACTGTATGGCACAGTCGTGGGAGCGGTAATAGCGTATGGAATTTTGTATCTTATAGATATTAATGCCGTTCTACTTGCCATTCTACTAATCAGCATGGTACTTTGCTTTACTTTCCTTAAAACAAAATATTTTTGGGCGGTACTGTTTATGACGATGTATATTTTCTTAAGTTTTAATTTTTTGAAACCAGGAAATGTAAATGTCATATTTAAAGACCGAATTGTAGATACTTTTATTGCAGGTGTTATTGCCTTTGCCGTTTCTTATCTCGTTCTTCCGGTTTGGGAGCATACACAGAATTTAGATTTAATGAAAAAATCGGCTACTGCCAATCTTACTTATTTTCATAGTGTAATGGCTAAGTTTCTCAATCAAAACTACAATCTCGAAGAGTACAAAGTAAGAAGAAAAAATGCTATTATCTCTTTGGCAAACCTTTCGGATAATTTTCAGCGAATGATCTCTGATCCAAAAAATCAGCAGAAAAAACTGGAAGTAGTTCATCAATTTGTAACCACATCACACTTAATTACGGCTTATACAGCATCTTTATCTCAATACGCAAATGATGAAAGACAGTATAGTGAAATAGATTATGAAAGCTGGACAAAGAAAATTGAATCTGAAATGAATCAGGTTTCCGCATTGCTGAGCGACCAAAAGATAAGTGAAACACTCAAAATGGACAGCCATATTGAACCCGAAGATTCATCTCTTGAAGATTTAATTCTGAAACGAAAAACAGAGATTAAAGAAAATGATTTCTACGACCGCCGTGATCCGGATAAAATCTCACGTTTAACGGAACTTAAAAACATTCATGATGTGTTGGAACTTATTTACAGTGTAGCCAAAGAACAGAGAAAAGTTATTGAAAAGTATAGATATGAGAAATCTACTCTTCTACAATCGTGA
- a CDS encoding 4'-phosphopantetheinyl transferase family protein translates to MPLYRDFSDNNATILVWKYDESDDLDINYLLEPENKDKVKDYHPKKLLEVLMVRKLLKSLKPMSKILYQEREPFLYPKDAEISITHSFPFAAIAISKNKIGIDLEKFNPKILRLIDKFTFEEERGFIPLDNEVTFYTIIWSVKESMYKIHHSKHWSLKKHYEVYPFELKHLHHIKCRVHDDKISDELRARVEFFDDYCFTIVEE, encoded by the coding sequence ATGCCTCTTTACCGTGATTTTTCGGATAATAACGCAACCATTCTGGTCTGGAAATACGACGAGAGTGATGATTTGGATATAAACTATCTTCTTGAACCCGAAAATAAAGATAAAGTAAAAGATTATCATCCCAAAAAACTTCTAGAGGTTCTTATGGTGAGAAAACTTTTGAAAAGTTTGAAGCCAATGTCTAAAATTTTATATCAGGAACGAGAGCCATTTCTTTATCCTAAGGATGCGGAAATTTCAATTACCCATTCTTTTCCATTTGCTGCTATTGCAATTTCTAAAAATAAAATAGGGATAGATCTAGAAAAATTCAATCCTAAAATATTAAGGCTTATAGATAAATTTACTTTCGAGGAAGAAAGAGGATTTATCCCGTTGGATAACGAAGTTACTTTTTATACGATCATTTGGAGTGTAAAGGAAAGTATGTACAAAATTCATCACTCTAAACATTGGTCACTAAAAAAGCATTACGAAGTTTATCCTTTCGAGCTGAAACATCTGCATCATATTAAATGCAGAGTACATGATGATAAAATATCCGATGAATTGAGGGCAAGAGTTGAGTTTTTTGATGATTACTGCTTCACGATTGTAGAAGAGTAG
- the ahcY gene encoding adenosylhomocysteinase: MSTTTQYVPYKVKDISLAEWGRKEITLAEAEMPGLMAIREEYGPSQPLKGARIAGCLHMTIQTAVLIETLVALGAEVTWSSCNIFSTQDHAAAAIAAAGIPVYAWKGLNEEDFDWCIEQTIFFGEDRKPLNMILDDGGDLTNMVFDKYPELTAEIKGLSEETTTGVHRLYERMKNGTLVVPAINVNDSVTKSKFDNKYGCKESAVDAVRRATDVMLAGKRVVVCGYGDVGKGTAASFRGAGSIVTVTEIDPICALQAAMDGYEVKKLDTVVDNADIVITTTGNFNIVRKEHFLKLKDKAIVCNIGHFDNEIDMAWLNENYGHTKTEVKPQVDIYNVEGKEVIILAEGRLVNLGCATGHPSFVMSNSFSNQTLAQIELWNNSEAYGNEVYMLPKHLDEKVAALHLKKLSVELETLSPEQANYIGVKVEGPFKPEYYRY; encoded by the coding sequence ATGAGTACAACAACACAATACGTTCCTTACAAAGTGAAGGATATTTCCTTAGCAGAATGGGGAAGAAAAGAAATTACATTAGCAGAAGCAGAAATGCCTGGTTTAATGGCTATTCGTGAAGAATACGGACCATCTCAACCGCTAAAAGGTGCAAGAATCGCGGGATGTCTTCACATGACTATTCAGACTGCAGTTCTTATCGAAACTTTGGTGGCTCTTGGTGCTGAAGTAACTTGGTCTTCTTGTAATATTTTCTCTACTCAGGATCATGCTGCTGCTGCTATTGCTGCTGCAGGAATTCCTGTTTATGCGTGGAAAGGTCTTAATGAAGAAGATTTTGATTGGTGTATTGAGCAGACCATTTTCTTTGGTGAAGACAGAAAACCATTGAATATGATTTTGGATGACGGTGGAGATTTAACAAACATGGTTTTTGATAAATATCCTGAATTAACTGCAGAAATTAAAGGTCTTTCTGAAGAAACTACAACCGGAGTTCACAGATTGTACGAAAGAATGAAAAACGGAACTTTGGTAGTTCCGGCGATTAACGTAAACGATTCTGTTACCAAATCTAAATTCGACAACAAATACGGATGTAAAGAATCTGCTGTAGATGCAGTAAGAAGAGCTACAGACGTTATGTTGGCAGGAAAAAGAGTGGTAGTTTGCGGTTATGGAGATGTTGGTAAAGGTACTGCAGCTTCTTTCAGAGGTGCAGGTTCTATCGTTACTGTTACTGAAATCGACCCAATCTGTGCATTACAAGCTGCAATGGACGGTTACGAAGTTAAAAAACTGGATACTGTTGTAGACAACGCAGATATCGTAATTACAACGACTGGTAACTTTAATATTGTAAGAAAAGAACATTTCTTAAAATTAAAAGATAAAGCTATCGTATGCAACATCGGTCACTTCGATAACGAAATAGATATGGCTTGGTTAAACGAAAACTATGGTCACACTAAAACTGAAGTAAAGCCACAGGTAGACATTTACAATGTAGAAGGTAAAGAAGTAATTATTCTTGCAGAAGGTAGATTGGTAAATCTAGGATGTGCAACCGGTCACCCATCTTTTGTAATGTCTAACTCTTTCTCTAACCAGACTTTAGCTCAAATTGAACTTTGGAATAATTCTGAAGCTTATGGAAACGAAGTTTATATGCTTCCAAAACATTTAGATGAGAAAGTTGCTGCTCTTCACCTTAAAAAATTAAGCGTGGAACTAGAAACTCTTTCTCCTGAACAAGCTAATTACATCGGTGTAAAAGTGGAAGGTCCTTTCAAACCTGAATATTACAGATATTAA
- the yiaA gene encoding inner membrane protein YiaA, which produces MKKQNVSGAFIAASWIALGAGMVGFIVGLTRAEMQLNEKGYYLVTLLYGLFAVISLQKAVRDRLENIKVTDIYYGICWFATISSIILLAVGLWNATILPSEKGFYAFAFLLSLFGAIAVQKNTRDNMMNQE; this is translated from the coding sequence ATGAAAAAACAAAATGTATCAGGAGCTTTTATTGCAGCCTCTTGGATTGCTTTAGGAGCCGGAATGGTGGGATTTATTGTAGGTCTTACAAGAGCGGAAATGCAGTTGAATGAAAAAGGATATTATTTAGTAACACTTTTATACGGATTATTTGCAGTTATTTCTCTTCAAAAAGCAGTTAGAGACCGACTTGAGAATATAAAAGTAACTGATATTTACTATGGAATATGCTGGTTTGCAACCATATCATCCATTATTTTACTGGCTGTAGGACTATGGAATGCAACTATTCTTCCGAGTGAAAAAGGTTTTTATGCCTTTGCCTTTTTGCTTTCCTTATTTGGTGCAATTGCCGTTCAGAAAAATACACGCGATAATATGATGAATCAGGAATAA
- a CDS encoding BspA family leucine-rich repeat surface protein, whose amino-acid sequence MYRKFTILFFIISFVALQAQNEFITIWKPAEGNPPNINPAPPVCGDTQIWFPGIGTNYTITWEEIGFPQHNGTMTNVTSTDRVLIDFGAPLNPNSGNALYRVKVSNGNGNFNQIKFANNTIIQGTFFDLISVQLVGSSNKIMAIEQWGNISWTSMNSAFTQCLNMQLTATDTPNLQNVEDASMMFYNSFNFEGNNSMALWNTSNIKNFKAMFGYRNANPTINLTDNFNPPIGSWNTSNVTDMSYMFMERKLFNQNINSWDVSKVTDMAYMFAQCTTYNQPLNNWNTSKVLNMQFMFHFMPDFNQPLDQWDTSKVTTMAHMFHGTNSFNQPLDSWDTSNVTDTNTMFTGASSFDQTLESWDLPSLVIADNMFLGSGINCDNFSFILAGWADNPVTANNVYLQSVYPLKYSSNAIPKKNILLGKGWSMTGDSVGECRKLGLNELHLENKSSIYPNPADDFIFLKNIYNVKKFIITDASGRIITQENLRNDFINIDFLPKGSYILQLITTDKSYSLKFIKK is encoded by the coding sequence ATGTACAGAAAATTTACAATTTTATTTTTTATCATTTCTTTTGTAGCTCTCCAAGCACAAAATGAATTTATAACAATATGGAAACCTGCTGAAGGCAATCCTCCTAACATCAACCCCGCACCTCCTGTTTGTGGCGATACCCAAATATGGTTTCCGGGAATTGGTACAAACTATACAATTACCTGGGAAGAGATAGGATTTCCGCAACATAACGGAACCATGACTAATGTAACGTCTACAGACCGCGTTCTTATTGATTTTGGAGCACCACTCAACCCTAATTCCGGGAATGCATTATACAGAGTAAAAGTTTCCAACGGAAATGGAAATTTCAATCAAATAAAATTTGCCAATAATACAATAATTCAAGGCACGTTCTTCGATTTAATAAGTGTTCAGCTGGTAGGAAGCAGCAACAAAATTATGGCGATTGAACAATGGGGAAATATTTCGTGGACCTCCATGAACAGTGCTTTTACACAATGTCTGAATATGCAGCTTACTGCAACCGATACACCCAATCTTCAGAATGTAGAAGATGCGTCTATGATGTTTTATAATAGCTTTAATTTTGAAGGAAATAATTCTATGGCTCTTTGGAATACCTCAAACATCAAAAATTTCAAAGCCATGTTTGGATACAGAAATGCTAATCCTACAATTAATTTAACAGATAATTTTAACCCTCCGATAGGAAGCTGGAATACTTCTAATGTAACAGACATGAGCTATATGTTTATGGAACGAAAATTATTTAACCAAAACATTAATTCTTGGGATGTTTCAAAAGTAACCGATATGGCATATATGTTTGCACAATGTACCACCTACAATCAACCACTCAATAATTGGAATACATCCAAAGTTCTGAACATGCAATTTATGTTTCATTTTATGCCCGACTTTAATCAGCCTTTAGACCAATGGGATACTTCTAAAGTTACAACTATGGCACATATGTTTCATGGGACTAATTCATTTAACCAACCTTTAGACAGTTGGGATACCAGTAATGTTACAGATACCAATACGATGTTTACGGGGGCATCAAGCTTTGATCAGACACTGGAAAGTTGGGATCTTCCTAGTCTGGTTATTGCCGACAATATGTTTTTGGGCTCAGGAATAAATTGTGATAATTTCAGTTTCATACTTGCAGGTTGGGCAGACAATCCTGTTACAGCAAACAATGTATACTTACAAAGTGTGTATCCTCTAAAGTATTCTAGCAATGCTATTCCGAAGAAAAATATTTTACTTGGAAAAGGATGGTCAATGACTGGTGATAGCGTTGGCGAATGCCGCAAATTAGGATTAAATGAGTTACATTTAGAAAATAAGTCTTCTATCTACCCAAATCCTGCCGATGATTTCATTTTCCTCAAAAATATATATAACGTTAAAAAATTCATCATTACAGATGCAAGTGGCAGAATAATAACTCAGGAAAATCTGCGTAATGATTTTATTAATATTGATTTTCTTCCAAAAGGCAGTTATATTCTCCAGCTAATAACTACAGACAAAAGCTACTCTTTAAAATTTATAAAAAAATAA
- the purE gene encoding 5-(carboxyamino)imidazole ribonucleotide mutase, whose translation MVGIIMGSQSDLPIMEQAANFLKTLEIPYELTVVSAHRTPERMFDYAKTAKDRGLKVIIAGAGGAAHLPGMVASCTTLPVIGVPILSSNSIDGWDSLLSILQMPGGIPVATVALNGALNAGILAAKILGSADNEVSEKLQGYQDSLKDKVLGTVDDIKKIHPNQFD comes from the coding sequence ATGGTAGGAATCATCATGGGAAGTCAGAGCGACTTACCAATAATGGAACAGGCAGCAAATTTTCTTAAAACTTTAGAAATTCCTTACGAATTAACGGTAGTTTCTGCACACAGAACTCCCGAAAGAATGTTCGATTATGCAAAAACAGCAAAGGATAGGGGATTGAAGGTTATTATTGCAGGTGCGGGAGGTGCAGCACATCTTCCGGGAATGGTTGCTAGTTGTACCACTTTACCGGTAATTGGTGTTCCCATTTTGTCTAGTAATTCTATAGACGGTTGGGATTCTCTTCTGTCTATTCTTCAAATGCCTGGCGGAATTCCCGTTGCTACAGTTGCCCTGAATGGTGCTCTTAATGCAGGTATTTTAGCTGCGAAAATATTAGGAAGTGCAGATAATGAAGTTTCTGAGAAACTTCAGGGATATCAGGATTCTTTAAAAGATAAAGTTTTGGGAACGGTAGATGATATCAAAAAAATTCATCCTAATCAATTCGATTAA